From Natrinema amylolyticum, the proteins below share one genomic window:
- the purB gene encoding adenylosuccinate lyase, whose protein sequence is MTETDALYAVSPLDGRYDGRTAPLSPYASEAALMRARVRVEVEYLVALAELEATPLELDLDERNHLRGLYQHFAEEDAELIKKLETEGHAEFEATNHDVKAVEYFVRHRLPEGSDASPWIHFGLTSEDVNNLAHRLLVRDAVDEVLLPALYDVRETLADMAREYRALPMLARTHGQPATPTTFGKEMAVYAARLGRATGRIRQATDELRGKLGGASGTYAAHVAAYPDVDWQAFAREFVTGLGLEFEPLTTQVNPCDDLAALFDAVRGANTVLLDLDLDMWLYVSDRYLGQEAVEGETGSSTMPHKVNPIDFENSEGNLSKANSDLTFLADYVTTSRLQRDLSDSTVKRNIGGAFAHCLIAYGKTASGLSKVVPNEQVMREDLADTPEIIGEAVQTILRREGQEDAYERVKAVTRGKDVTLADFREMFDDLEIDEDVREELHALTPADYTGVASELVDDLE, encoded by the coding sequence ATGACCGAGACCGACGCCCTGTACGCCGTCTCGCCGCTGGACGGCCGGTACGACGGCCGGACCGCACCGCTGTCGCCGTACGCGAGCGAGGCCGCGCTCATGCGCGCTCGCGTCCGCGTCGAAGTCGAGTACCTCGTCGCGCTGGCCGAACTCGAGGCGACGCCGCTGGAACTCGACCTCGACGAGCGCAACCACCTGCGAGGGCTCTACCAGCACTTCGCGGAAGAGGACGCCGAGCTGATCAAGAAACTCGAGACGGAGGGCCACGCCGAGTTCGAGGCGACGAACCACGACGTCAAGGCCGTCGAGTACTTCGTCCGTCACCGGCTGCCCGAGGGTAGCGACGCCTCGCCCTGGATCCACTTCGGGCTGACGAGCGAGGACGTGAACAACCTCGCCCACCGGCTTCTCGTCCGCGACGCGGTCGACGAGGTGCTCCTGCCGGCACTGTACGACGTGCGAGAAACCCTCGCGGACATGGCTCGCGAGTACCGGGCCCTTCCGATGCTCGCGCGCACTCACGGCCAGCCCGCGACGCCGACCACCTTCGGCAAGGAGATGGCCGTCTACGCCGCGCGGCTGGGTCGAGCGACCGGCCGCATCCGGCAGGCGACCGACGAACTCCGGGGCAAACTCGGCGGCGCGTCGGGCACCTACGCGGCCCACGTCGCCGCCTACCCCGACGTCGACTGGCAGGCCTTCGCGCGGGAGTTCGTCACGGGCTTGGGCCTCGAGTTCGAGCCGCTGACGACGCAGGTCAACCCGTGTGACGACCTCGCGGCGCTGTTCGACGCCGTTCGCGGGGCCAACACCGTCCTGCTCGATCTGGACCTGGACATGTGGCTCTACGTCTCCGACCGCTATCTCGGACAGGAGGCCGTCGAGGGCGAGACGGGCTCGTCGACGATGCCCCACAAGGTCAACCCGATCGACTTCGAGAACAGCGAGGGGAACCTCTCGAAGGCGAACTCGGATCTCACCTTCCTCGCGGACTACGTCACTACCTCCCGGCTCCAGCGCGACCTCTCGGACTCGACGGTCAAGCGCAACATCGGCGGCGCCTTCGCCCACTGCCTGATCGCCTACGGGAAGACCGCGTCGGGACTGTCGAAGGTCGTCCCCAACGAACAGGTCATGCGCGAGGACCTCGCGGACACGCCCGAGATCATCGGCGAGGCCGTCCAGACGATCCTCCGCCGCGAGGGCCAAGAAGACGCCTACGAGCGCGTCAAGGCCGTCACCCGCGGCAAGGACGTCACCCTCGCGGACTTCCGCGAGATGTTCGACGACCTCGAGATCGACGAGGACGTGCGCGAGGAACTCCACGCGCTGACCCCGGCGGACTACACCGGCGTCGCGAGCGAACTGGTCGACGACCTCGAGTAG
- a CDS encoding EamA family transporter, which produces MRRYLGLSIVACLTYSLVAPLLSIAMTDLPSTLAVFLSNSVMFVTIGLVIRYRGLSVRPYLSHPRTPHIAAMGVLLTVGLLTYYRALALGPVSIVVPIYGLFIVISSLVGIIAFDETVTARKVAAIALSVLAIALMSV; this is translated from the coding sequence ATGCGGCGGTATCTCGGTCTCTCGATCGTCGCCTGTCTGACCTACAGCCTCGTCGCGCCATTACTCTCGATCGCGATGACCGACCTCCCCAGTACCCTGGCAGTCTTCCTCTCGAATTCCGTCATGTTCGTGACCATCGGGCTGGTGATCCGCTATCGCGGGCTGTCAGTGCGGCCGTACCTCAGTCATCCGCGAACGCCCCACATCGCCGCGATGGGCGTGTTGCTGACCGTCGGGCTGCTGACCTACTATCGAGCGCTCGCGCTCGGCCCGGTGAGCATCGTCGTGCCGATCTACGGCCTCTTTATCGTCATCAGTTCGCTGGTCGGCATCATCGCCTTCGACGAGACCGTCACCGCTCGCAAGGTCGCCGCCATCGCGCTGAGCGTGCTGGCGATCGCGCTGATGTCGGTGTGA
- a CDS encoding EamA family transporter, translated as MEYLVWVLVALVAYGLMAPLTSVVTSDVPPAVALFLSTTIFLCLTTIVLVATGASDPTDVVTPSAGLVYVAGLFLSSGILAYYQALERGPVSVVVPIYGLFIVGSSIIGIAFLGEELTTTRAAGIVVAAAAIYLAAGGEE; from the coding sequence ATGGAGTATCTCGTGTGGGTGCTCGTCGCCCTCGTGGCCTACGGCCTAATGGCACCGCTGACGAGCGTCGTGACGTCGGACGTGCCGCCCGCGGTCGCGCTCTTCCTCTCGACGACGATCTTTCTCTGCCTGACGACGATCGTCCTCGTCGCGACGGGGGCCAGCGACCCCACCGACGTGGTGACGCCGTCCGCCGGACTCGTCTACGTCGCCGGCCTGTTCCTGTCGTCCGGCATTCTCGCGTACTATCAGGCCCTCGAGCGCGGACCGGTGAGCGTCGTCGTGCCGATCTACGGCCTCTTCATCGTCGGGAGTTCGATCATCGGGATCGCGTTCCTCGGCGAGGAGTTGACGACGACTCGCGCCGCCGGGATCGTCGTCGCGGCGGCCGCGATCTATCTCGCCGCCGGAGGTGAGGAGTGA
- a CDS encoding GntP family permease, translating to MLEGFPLVLLLAAAVAFIILATAKLDLHAFLALLLAAYLTGLAAGLDPAEVASLVTDGFGGILGYIGIVIIAGTVIGTCLERSGAAIVIAETILDYVGEEYTTQVMAITGSFVSIPVFCDSGFVILSGLNRSLAQRSGLSLSTLGVALAGGLYVTHVFVPPTPGPIAAAGIIGADIGLVMLAGIIVSAPIVLVAATWADKVASNYHIDPDPEMTIDEIKAEYGTMPSRAASFAPLLVPIALIALGSIAAYPEAENPELITGTLQRWLLFLGDPAVALLIGAFIAFAIVPDFDSSVTDDWVSDGIKNAAVILAVTGAGGAFGEVLSALPLENFITDTLGGLGIGLFAAFVVAAAMKSALGSSTVAILTTASLVAPLLGSLGLNTEIGQVFTVLAIGAGSMTVSHANDSYFWIITEFSDMETGTAYQAWTLATLVLGVSSIIWIAVLRNVAGMVF from the coding sequence ATGCTCGAAGGATTCCCACTGGTACTGTTGCTCGCCGCGGCGGTGGCGTTTATCATCCTCGCCACGGCGAAGTTGGATCTACACGCGTTTCTCGCATTACTCCTCGCCGCCTATCTGACCGGTCTCGCTGCGGGGCTCGACCCGGCGGAGGTCGCCTCGCTGGTGACCGACGGGTTCGGCGGTATCCTCGGCTATATCGGGATCGTCATCATCGCCGGTACCGTCATCGGCACCTGCCTCGAGCGGTCGGGTGCGGCGATCGTCATCGCGGAGACGATCCTCGATTACGTCGGCGAAGAGTACACGACCCAGGTGATGGCTATCACGGGGAGTTTCGTCTCCATTCCGGTGTTCTGTGACTCCGGGTTCGTCATCCTCTCGGGACTGAACCGGTCGCTCGCCCAGCGGTCGGGGCTCTCCCTGTCGACGCTCGGTGTGGCGCTCGCCGGCGGACTCTACGTCACGCACGTTTTCGTTCCACCGACGCCCGGCCCGATCGCGGCCGCGGGAATCATCGGCGCTGACATCGGTCTCGTCATGCTCGCCGGAATCATCGTCAGCGCCCCCATCGTCCTCGTCGCCGCGACGTGGGCCGACAAGGTGGCCTCGAACTACCACATCGATCCGGACCCGGAGATGACGATCGACGAGATCAAAGCCGAGTACGGGACGATGCCCTCGCGTGCCGCGTCGTTCGCACCGCTGCTCGTCCCGATCGCGCTCATCGCGCTCGGATCGATCGCCGCCTACCCGGAAGCGGAGAATCCGGAACTCATCACCGGGACGCTCCAGCGCTGGCTCCTGTTCCTCGGTGACCCCGCCGTCGCGCTGCTCATCGGAGCGTTCATCGCCTTCGCGATCGTCCCCGATTTCGACAGCAGCGTCACGGACGACTGGGTCTCCGACGGGATCAAAAACGCCGCCGTCATCCTCGCCGTGACCGGTGCCGGCGGCGCGTTCGGCGAAGTCCTCTCGGCGCTCCCGCTCGAGAACTTCATTACCGACACGCTGGGCGGTCTCGGCATCGGGCTGTTCGCCGCGTTCGTCGTCGCCGCGGCGATGAAGTCGGCGCTCGGCTCCTCGACGGTCGCGATCCTGACCACGGCCAGCCTCGTCGCGCCGCTGCTCGGCTCGCTCGGCCTGAACACCGAGATCGGCCAGGTGTTTACCGTCCTCGCGATCGGTGCCGGCAGCATGACCGTCAGCCACGCGAACGACTCCTACTTCTGGATCATCACGGAGTTCTCCGACATGGAGACGGGGACGGCCTACCAGGCCTGGACGCTCGCGACACTGGTGCTCGGCGTCTCGAGTATCATCTGGATCGCCGTCCTCCGAAACGTCGCGGGGATGGTCTTCTAA
- the purH gene encoding bifunctional phosphoribosylaminoimidazolecarboxamide formyltransferase/IMP cyclohydrolase, whose protein sequence is MTRIAGMAGNRGRNLLNIADREPGGAEFAVVLTTDADAPVLEAAAERGIPTEVVPLEDEMSRSEHEEAVLEALADYEFDLVCLDGYMRILSDTFLDEAPTTLNVHPALLPAFPGMDAWGDALEAGVSVTGCTVHVVTDATDEDGAVVESEVDGGPIVTQEPIPVYEGDDEETLKERVLYECEFRAYPRAVKWFAEGSVNVDLETEEVTVDADVATAEGDDHDGLPARRLVSDDRADTLRYGENPHQDAAVYTDYTCDEASVVHADQLNEGAKALSYNNYNDADGALNLIKEFDEPAAAVIKHTNPAGCATADSLAEAYEKALSTDPMSAFGGIVALNRECDAETAEQVIDSFKEVVVAPGYTEDALEILFEKDNLRVLDVGELGERTERFTEKPLVGGRLVQERDLQSISADDLEIVTEREPTEDELETMVFAWQTLKHVKSNGILFADGTETVGIGMGQVSRVDAVRLAAMKADEHAEGKDAEGAVMASDAFFPFPDGIEEAAEAGIEAVIQPGGSVNDEDVIEAADEHDMAMAFTGQRSFRHD, encoded by the coding sequence ATGACGCGAATCGCCGGGATGGCCGGCAACCGAGGGCGCAACCTGTTGAACATCGCCGACCGCGAACCGGGCGGAGCCGAGTTCGCCGTCGTCCTGACGACCGACGCGGACGCGCCGGTGCTCGAGGCCGCCGCCGAGCGCGGGATCCCGACCGAAGTCGTCCCGCTCGAGGACGAGATGAGCCGCAGCGAGCACGAGGAGGCCGTGCTCGAGGCCCTGGCCGACTACGAGTTCGACCTCGTCTGTCTGGACGGCTACATGCGGATCCTCTCCGACACCTTCCTCGACGAGGCCCCGACCACGCTGAACGTCCACCCCGCACTGCTGCCCGCGTTCCCCGGAATGGACGCCTGGGGCGACGCGCTCGAGGCGGGCGTCTCGGTGACGGGCTGTACGGTCCACGTCGTCACGGACGCGACCGACGAGGACGGCGCGGTCGTCGAGAGCGAGGTCGACGGCGGCCCGATCGTCACGCAGGAACCGATCCCCGTCTACGAGGGCGACGACGAGGAGACGCTGAAAGAGCGGGTCCTCTACGAGTGCGAGTTCCGCGCGTACCCGCGCGCCGTGAAGTGGTTCGCCGAGGGCTCGGTCAACGTTGATCTCGAGACGGAGGAAGTCACCGTCGATGCCGACGTCGCGACCGCCGAGGGAGACGATCACGACGGCCTGCCCGCCCGCAGACTCGTCTCCGACGACCGCGCGGACACGCTTCGTTACGGGGAAAACCCCCATCAGGACGCCGCGGTCTACACCGACTACACCTGCGACGAGGCCAGCGTCGTCCACGCCGATCAGCTGAACGAGGGCGCGAAGGCGCTGTCCTACAACAACTACAACGACGCCGACGGCGCGCTCAACCTGATCAAGGAGTTCGACGAGCCCGCCGCGGCGGTCATCAAACACACCAATCCCGCGGGCTGTGCGACCGCCGACTCGCTCGCCGAGGCCTACGAGAAGGCCCTCTCGACGGACCCGATGAGCGCCTTCGGCGGCATCGTCGCCCTCAACCGCGAGTGCGACGCCGAGACCGCCGAACAGGTCATCGACTCGTTCAAAGAGGTCGTCGTCGCGCCCGGCTACACCGAGGACGCACTCGAGATCCTCTTCGAGAAGGACAACCTGCGCGTGCTGGACGTGGGCGAGTTGGGTGAGCGGACGGAGCGCTTCACCGAGAAACCGCTCGTCGGCGGACGACTGGTCCAAGAGCGGGACCTGCAGTCGATTTCGGCCGACGACCTCGAGATCGTTACCGAGCGCGAGCCCACGGAGGACGAACTCGAGACGATGGTCTTCGCGTGGCAGACGCTCAAGCACGTCAAGTCGAACGGGATCCTCTTCGCGGACGGCACCGAGACGGTCGGCATCGGGATGGGACAGGTCTCCCGCGTCGACGCGGTTCGCCTCGCAGCGATGAAGGCCGACGAGCACGCCGAAGGGAAAGACGCCGAGGGCGCCGTCATGGCTTCGGACGCGTTCTTCCCGTTCCCGGACGGCATCGAGGAGGCCGCCGAAGCGGGCATCGAGGCGGTGATCCAGCCCGGTGGTTCGGTCAACGACGAGGACGTGATCGAGGCCGCGGACGAGCACGACATGGCGATGGCGTTTACCGGTCAGCGGAGCTTCCGGCACGATTAG
- a CDS encoding amidohydrolase family protein, with the protein MLELEHGFRVVDVSTRLPPTDGGGDNRDRAMTAERLEREMHQAGITRSIVCPPALAETSYLAPNNGVARRSVDRPFVAFARINGTETPGRNATGRLRNAVSSREDHHTSPGDIEKYAYDDRFHGFVLDPAVDDYPDDDVLAALDDVGLPVIVRGGVDAPPATLADVLLERSFPVVVGRFGGHPLNRPLMNEMIDLLDEYDDCYLETSFVRYRELLERALMEHPDRVFFGSGAPACHPNVAVMEILTLDVSEDLLRRAFSKNACRVIEALAPEVDHWN; encoded by the coding sequence ATGCTGGAGCTGGAACACGGGTTCCGCGTTGTCGACGTTTCGACGCGGTTGCCGCCGACCGACGGCGGCGGGGACAATCGGGACCGAGCGATGACGGCGGAACGGCTCGAGCGGGAGATGCATCAGGCGGGGATCACGAGGTCGATCGTCTGTCCGCCGGCGCTGGCGGAGACGAGCTATCTCGCGCCGAACAACGGCGTCGCCAGGCGCAGCGTCGATCGGCCGTTCGTCGCCTTCGCTCGGATCAACGGCACCGAGACGCCGGGCCGGAACGCGACGGGGCGACTCCGCAACGCGGTGAGCAGCCGCGAGGACCACCACACCTCCCCCGGCGACATCGAGAAGTACGCGTACGACGACCGCTTTCACGGGTTCGTCCTCGATCCCGCCGTCGACGACTACCCCGACGACGACGTCCTCGCGGCCCTCGACGACGTCGGCCTGCCGGTGATCGTTCGCGGCGGCGTCGACGCACCGCCCGCGACGCTCGCGGACGTGCTCCTCGAGCGCTCGTTCCCCGTCGTCGTCGGTCGCTTCGGCGGCCACCCGCTGAATCGGCCGCTCATGAACGAGATGATCGACCTGCTCGACGAGTACGACGACTGCTACCTCGAGACGAGTTTCGTCCGGTATCGCGAGCTACTCGAGCGGGCGCTCATGGAACATCCCGACCGCGTCTTCTTCGGCAGCGGCGCGCCCGCCTGTCACCCCAACGTCGCGGTCATGGAGATCCTCACCCTCGACGTCTCGGAGGACCTGCTTCGACGCGCCTTCTCGAAGAACGCGTGCCGCGTGATCGAGGCGCTCGCGCCCGAGGTAGACCACTGGAACTGA
- a CDS encoding glycerate kinase type-2 family protein, translating to MIEDRDRLASSEARAVALDCLEAGIEAGHPRTVVRDAVTLEDDTLRVADATFNLSEYDEIVVIGGGNAAAHVATALEDVLGDRIDGGVVVTDDPVETERVTVREGDHPVPSERGVDGARAVLEAADSATEDTLVLAAITGGGSALMPAPAGDVSLADLQSTTDALLASGADIHEINAVRKHLSVLKGGRLARRTAPATVVSLILSDVVGNDLSVIASGPVAPDASTFDDALAVLERYGIDASDAVADRLERGAAGEIDETPGLDDAVFESVSNHVIADGMTVLEAASDAAAERGYEPLVLSSRVRGEARDAAAIHVAIAEEARATGTPVSPPAVILSGGETTVTVRGDGTGGPNQEFATSAALEIEGGGGDENGAESGSTGGITVAAVDTDGIDGATDAAGALVDGTTVADPDAAREALAENDVYPYLESRDGLLFTGPTGTNLNDLRVLVVR from the coding sequence ATGATCGAGGATCGCGACCGTCTCGCCTCGAGCGAGGCCCGCGCGGTCGCCCTCGACTGTCTCGAGGCCGGCATCGAAGCGGGCCACCCCCGTACCGTCGTCCGCGACGCCGTGACGCTCGAGGACGACACCCTCCGCGTCGCGGACGCGACGTTTAATCTCTCCGAGTACGACGAGATCGTCGTCATCGGCGGCGGCAACGCCGCGGCACACGTCGCGACCGCGCTCGAGGACGTGCTGGGCGACCGAATCGACGGCGGCGTCGTCGTCACGGACGACCCCGTCGAAACGGAGCGCGTGACGGTCCGCGAGGGCGACCATCCGGTGCCGAGCGAGCGCGGCGTCGACGGGGCGCGCGCCGTCCTCGAGGCGGCGGATTCGGCTACCGAGGACACGCTCGTGCTGGCGGCGATCACCGGCGGCGGCAGCGCGCTCATGCCCGCGCCTGCGGGCGACGTCTCCCTCGCCGATCTCCAGTCGACCACCGACGCCCTGCTCGCGAGCGGGGCCGACATCCACGAGATCAACGCGGTCCGCAAACACCTCTCGGTGCTGAAGGGCGGCCGACTGGCGCGCCGCACCGCGCCCGCGACGGTCGTCTCGCTGATCTTGAGCGACGTCGTCGGAAACGACCTGAGCGTGATCGCGAGCGGCCCCGTCGCGCCCGACGCGTCGACGTTCGATGACGCGCTCGCGGTGCTCGAGCGATACGGGATCGACGCGTCGGACGCCGTCGCCGACCGCCTCGAGCGCGGCGCGGCCGGCGAGATCGACGAGACGCCCGGACTCGACGACGCAGTGTTCGAGAGCGTCTCGAATCACGTTATCGCCGACGGGATGACCGTGCTCGAGGCGGCCAGCGATGCGGCGGCCGAACGGGGTTACGAACCGCTCGTGCTCTCCTCGCGCGTTCGCGGCGAGGCCCGCGACGCGGCCGCGATCCACGTCGCGATCGCGGAAGAGGCTCGAGCCACCGGGACGCCGGTCTCGCCGCCGGCCGTCATCCTCTCCGGCGGCGAGACGACGGTGACGGTCCGGGGCGACGGGACGGGCGGACCGAACCAGGAGTTCGCGACGAGCGCGGCGCTCGAGATCGAAGGCGGTGGCGGAGACGAGAACGGGGCCGAGAGCGGAAGCACCGGCGGAATCACGGTCGCCGCGGTCGACACCGACGGTATCGACGGCGCGACCGACGCGGCCGGCGCACTGGTCGACGGGACGACCGTCGCCGACCCCGACGCGGCGCGCGAGGCCCTCGCGGAAAACGACGTCTATCCGTATCTCGAGTCCCGGGACGGCCTGCTTTTCACGGGGCCGACGGGGACGAATCTGAACGACCTGCGGGTGCTGGTCGTCCGTTAG
- the thsA gene encoding thermosome subunit alpha: MFIMSEDSQRTQGRDAQSSNIMAGKAVAESVRTTLGPRGMDKMLVDSGGDVVITNDGATILNEMDIEHPAAQMIVEVADSQEEEVGDGTTTAAVLAGNLLGEAEDLIEQDVHATTIVEGYHEASEIALEAIDEQVNEADVDDEILRQVAESSMTGKGTGGLTAASLAETVVDAIRHVDTDAGVARDNVTVHTQIGASSNATELVPGIIVDEEPAHDGMPSEVEDASIAILDVELGVQTGDIDAEYAIDSIDQLNAAIDAEEGELEGYAETVAESGADVVFTTEDVADRVANALANEGVLVFEGLGDSDARQVASATGARRVGDLDDLEESDFGSADRIHTETYGDDDLAFVEGGAAAETVTVFVRGGTEHIVDELERAIGDALDVVATALESGEVVPGAGATEIAIADKIREEAAGIEGRKQLAVTAFADAVDIVPRTLAANTGRDPIDVLVDLRAAHDSEGRAGLITKGDEVTIDDPFEYGVVDPADVKREAVESATEAATMIARIDDVIAAE, encoded by the coding sequence ATGTTCATTATGAGCGAGGATAGTCAGCGAACGCAGGGTCGCGACGCGCAGTCGTCCAACATCATGGCCGGCAAGGCCGTGGCCGAGTCGGTACGCACGACGCTCGGACCCCGCGGTATGGACAAGATGCTCGTCGACTCCGGCGGGGACGTCGTCATCACCAACGACGGCGCGACCATCCTGAACGAGATGGACATCGAGCATCCCGCGGCACAGATGATCGTCGAAGTCGCCGACTCCCAGGAAGAGGAAGTCGGTGACGGAACGACCACGGCAGCGGTACTCGCCGGCAACCTGCTGGGCGAGGCCGAGGACCTCATCGAGCAGGACGTCCACGCGACGACGATCGTCGAAGGCTACCACGAAGCCAGCGAGATCGCCCTCGAGGCGATCGACGAGCAGGTCAACGAGGCCGACGTCGACGACGAAATCCTGCGACAGGTCGCCGAGTCGAGCATGACCGGCAAGGGAACCGGCGGGCTCACCGCCGCGTCGCTGGCCGAGACCGTCGTCGATGCGATCCGCCACGTCGATACCGACGCGGGCGTCGCACGCGATAACGTCACCGTCCACACCCAGATCGGTGCCTCGTCGAACGCGACCGAACTCGTCCCCGGGATCATCGTCGACGAGGAGCCCGCCCACGACGGCATGCCGAGCGAGGTCGAGGACGCGTCGATCGCCATTCTGGACGTCGAACTCGGCGTCCAAACCGGCGACATCGACGCTGAGTACGCCATCGACTCGATCGACCAGCTCAACGCCGCCATCGACGCCGAGGAAGGCGAACTCGAGGGCTACGCCGAGACCGTCGCCGAGAGCGGTGCCGACGTCGTCTTCACGACCGAAGACGTCGCCGACCGCGTCGCCAACGCGCTCGCCAACGAGGGCGTCCTCGTCTTCGAAGGCCTGGGCGACAGCGACGCCCGACAGGTCGCCTCCGCGACCGGCGCACGCCGCGTCGGCGACCTCGACGACCTCGAGGAGTCCGACTTCGGCTCGGCCGACCGTATCCACACCGAGACCTATGGCGACGACGACCTCGCGTTCGTCGAGGGCGGCGCGGCGGCCGAGACGGTCACCGTCTTCGTCCGCGGCGGCACCGAACACATCGTCGACGAACTCGAGCGCGCCATCGGTGACGCGCTCGACGTCGTCGCGACGGCGCTGGAGTCCGGCGAAGTCGTCCCCGGTGCCGGTGCGACCGAGATCGCGATCGCGGACAAGATCCGCGAGGAAGCCGCCGGTATCGAGGGCCGCAAGCAGCTCGCCGTGACGGCCTTCGCCGACGCGGTTGACATCGTCCCCCGAACGCTCGCAGCTAACACCGGCCGCGATCCCATCGACGTGCTCGTGGACCTTCGTGCCGCCCACGACTCCGAGGGTCGGGCCGGCCTGATCACCAAGGGCGACGAGGTCACGATCGACGATCCCTTCGAGTACGGCGTCGTCGACCCTGCCGACGTCAAGCGCGAGGCCGTCGAGAGCGCGACCGAAGCCGCCACGATGATCGCCCGTATCGACGACGTCATCGCCGCCGAATAA
- a CDS encoding inositol monophosphatase family protein encodes MDRTEYPQLGTAVRAARRASEALRSFPDSPAEFRHKTNGDIVTAADRLAEQAILDELRKQFPDHNIVSEERSPEFTTKPRWVIDPIDGTTNFLNGVPHYSISIAFEGVSAADVGVVYHVPTETMYTAIENGGAYANGQPLSLSATTDLSEALIVTGFDPASMQAQDFEQFRSLLDVTQGVRRFGSAAGELSMVAAGQFDAFFERMLSVWDTAAGVLIVEEAGGEVTRIKALDGDNSEMILASNEYLHQDLVTLVSSGTVPEPYR; translated from the coding sequence ATGGATCGAACGGAGTATCCGCAACTGGGGACCGCCGTCCGTGCGGCCAGACGAGCGAGCGAGGCGCTTCGATCGTTTCCGGACTCGCCGGCGGAGTTTCGGCACAAGACGAACGGGGACATCGTGACGGCGGCCGACCGTCTCGCGGAGCAAGCCATCTTGGACGAACTCCGGAAGCAGTTCCCGGATCACAATATCGTCTCCGAGGAGCGATCGCCCGAGTTCACGACGAAACCGCGCTGGGTCATCGACCCCATCGACGGGACGACGAACTTCCTCAACGGAGTCCCCCACTATTCGATCTCGATCGCGTTCGAGGGCGTCAGCGCTGCCGACGTCGGTGTCGTCTATCACGTTCCGACCGAGACGATGTACACGGCGATCGAAAACGGCGGGGCCTACGCGAACGGGCAGCCGCTGTCGCTGTCGGCGACGACTGACCTGTCCGAGGCGCTCATCGTGACCGGGTTCGACCCCGCGTCGATGCAGGCGCAGGACTTCGAGCAGTTCCGATCGCTCCTCGACGTAACGCAGGGCGTCAGACGCTTCGGCTCGGCGGCGGGCGAGCTCTCGATGGTCGCGGCGGGACAGTTCGACGCGTTCTTCGAGCGAATGCTCTCCGTCTGGGACACCGCCGCCGGCGTCTTGATCGTCGAAGAGGCGGGCGGCGAAGTCACTCGGATCAAGGCTCTCGACGGCGATAACAGCGAGATGATTCTCGCGTCGAACGAATACCTCCATCAGGACCTCGTGACGCTGGTCTCCTCCGGAACCGTTCCGGAACCGTATCGGTGA
- a CDS encoding DUF5518 domain-containing protein: MTVTRNLSLRALFEDDAWRIAVIGGCLALPFTTATYVQTGDNIGLEAVFYGGLLAGYLYESGPTDRSRVATRVGLIGALPMLWLCFDTMVIIGTETASPLPFLAVAAIFMVLFTALGFWLSVVVAMLGAWVGDWIRGTVGRIRLPMISH, translated from the coding sequence ATGACTGTGACCCGCAACCTGTCCCTCCGAGCGCTGTTCGAAGACGACGCGTGGCGGATAGCGGTCATCGGCGGGTGTCTCGCGTTGCCGTTCACGACTGCCACCTACGTGCAAACGGGCGACAATATCGGTTTGGAAGCGGTGTTTTACGGCGGTCTCCTCGCCGGTTACCTCTACGAGTCGGGGCCGACCGACCGCTCTCGAGTCGCGACTCGAGTCGGACTCATCGGCGCACTGCCGATGCTGTGGCTGTGCTTCGATACCATGGTCATCATCGGCACTGAGACTGCCTCACCACTGCCGTTTCTCGCGGTGGCCGCTATATTTATGGTGCTGTTCACCGCGTTGGGCTTCTGGCTATCCGTCGTGGTCGCGATGCTCGGCGCGTGGGTCGGCGACTGGATACGCGGGACGGTCGGGCGGATTCGACTTCCGATGATCTCTCACTGA